The following are encoded together in the Candidatus Cetobacterium colombiensis genome:
- a CDS encoding mechanosensitive ion channel family protein, with product MEQTLTTFLNEFLAAMAKAGPIFIKKIILLAILWVTYKPVKGFIMKAFRKFLSLKKLDELLVHFLESFLNILIIIFYTLNIIQILGIEVTSILALLGSIGIGVGLALKGSLSDLAGGMQILASRYFTKGDYIIACGVEGTVQRITFLYTVLHTVDNKFVVVPNGRLSGEVIVNAGANDERRVDFVFSVSYDTSIDKVKEVLTEIAKNHALILKDKDIFVRLSKHNSSSLDFTMRVWTKKETYWDVFFDLQEIVKKRFDEEGIEIPYNKLDVYCKTPVEIETK from the coding sequence ATGGAACAAACATTAACTACGTTTCTTAATGAGTTTTTAGCTGCAATGGCAAAAGCTGGTCCTATTTTCATTAAGAAGATTATACTTTTAGCTATTTTATGGGTAACTTATAAACCTGTTAAAGGGTTTATCATGAAGGCTTTTAGAAAATTCTTGTCATTAAAAAAGTTGGATGAACTACTTGTACACTTTTTAGAGTCGTTCTTAAACATTTTAATAATTATATTTTATACTTTAAACATTATCCAGATTCTTGGAATAGAAGTAACATCTATCCTTGCACTTCTTGGATCTATCGGTATCGGTGTGGGACTTGCTTTAAAAGGAAGTTTATCTGACTTAGCTGGAGGAATGCAAATTCTAGCTTCTAGATACTTTACTAAGGGAGACTACATTATAGCTTGTGGTGTTGAAGGAACTGTTCAAAGAATTACATTCCTTTATACTGTTTTACATACTGTTGACAACAAATTTGTTGTTGTACCAAATGGTAGACTTTCTGGAGAAGTTATTGTTAATGCTGGAGCTAATGATGAGAGAAGAGTAGATTTTGTATTCTCTGTTTCTTATGATACTTCTATTGATAAAGTTAAAGAGGTTTTAACTGAAATTGCTAAAAACCATGCATTAATACTTAAAGATAAAGATATCTTTGTTAGACTTAGCAAACACAACTCAAGCTCTTTAGATTTCACTATGAGAGTTTGGACTAAAAAAGAAACATATTGGGATGTTTTCTTTGATCTTCAAGAGATTGTTAAAAAGAGATTCGACGAAGAAGGAATTGAGATTCCATATAACAAACTTGATGTTTATTGCAAAACACCTGTTGAAATTGAAACTAAATAG
- a CDS encoding phosphatidylserine decarboxylase family protein, whose amino-acid sequence MEKNIKPIDKTFMAGKWMPSDQETLVAWMKKIMSKADKQTGPLLPAVENLKNFIETDPKAYMFFTQMFDEVAKNKTKSPSNLPQVRDYQHMLSLFNVIMTHSPDFDETGLVGFPFNAILDWSMATTGGWAGFLDEKINSHLKIILDKWAVYLSSPESAYVLNDDPKTGWFGEDAKKAMPTFVDDFICDPNLPHHGFTSWDDFFTRRFREGVRPIAMPENDAIVINACESAPYRLVHNVQPYDKFWIKAQPYALQFMLDNDPLTENFVGGTVYQAFLSALSYHRWHAPISGKIVKTKIINGTYYSQALSVGLDPAGPNESQGYICEVATRALIFIEADNPDIGLFCFMAVGMAEVSTCDVRVFEGQHVKKGDELGMFHFGGSTHCLFFGPQVELEFNLHNQTPGLDSSNIPVNAHLATVKTKK is encoded by the coding sequence ATGGAAAAAAATATTAAACCAATTGATAAAACATTTATGGCAGGAAAATGGATGCCTTCAGATCAAGAAACATTAGTTGCTTGGATGAAAAAAATTATGTCAAAGGCAGATAAGCAAACTGGACCATTATTACCAGCTGTTGAAAATTTAAAAAACTTTATTGAAACAGATCCAAAAGCTTATATGTTTTTTACTCAGATGTTTGATGAAGTTGCAAAAAATAAAACAAAATCACCTTCTAATTTACCTCAAGTTCGTGATTATCAGCATATGTTATCACTTTTCAATGTAATTATGACTCATTCTCCAGACTTTGACGAAACTGGACTTGTAGGTTTTCCTTTTAATGCTATCTTAGATTGGTCTATGGCTACAACTGGTGGTTGGGCAGGATTTTTAGATGAAAAAATTAATTCACACCTTAAAATTATTTTAGATAAGTGGGCTGTATATCTTTCTTCACCAGAAAGTGCTTATGTTTTAAATGATGATCCTAAAACAGGTTGGTTTGGAGAAGATGCTAAAAAAGCAATGCCAACATTTGTTGATGATTTTATTTGCGATCCAAATTTACCTCACCACGGTTTTACTTCATGGGATGACTTTTTCACACGTCGTTTCAGAGAGGGAGTTAGACCTATTGCTATGCCTGAAAATGATGCTATTGTTATAAATGCTTGTGAATCTGCTCCATATAGATTAGTTCATAACGTTCAACCATATGATAAATTTTGGATAAAGGCACAGCCTTATGCATTACAGTTTATGTTAGATAACGATCCATTGACTGAAAACTTTGTTGGTGGAACTGTTTATCAAGCATTTCTAAGTGCTCTTAGTTACCACCGTTGGCATGCACCAATTTCTGGAAAAATTGTAAAAACAAAAATTATTAATGGAACATATTATTCTCAAGCACTTAGTGTAGGACTTGACCCAGCAGGACCAAATGAATCACAAGGTTATATTTGTGAAGTTGCAACACGTGCCTTAATCTTTATTGAAGCGGACAATCCTGATATAGGTTTATTCTGTTTTATGGCTGTTGGAATGGCTGAAGTTTCAACATGTGATGTACGTGTTTTTGAAGGACAACATGTTAAAAAAGGTGATGAATTAGGAATGTTCCATTTTGGTGGATCAACTCATTGTCTATTTTTTGGACCTCAAGTTGAGTTAGAGTTTAATTTACATAATCAAACTCCTGGACTTGATAGTTCAAATATACCTGTAAATGCACATTTGGCAACTGTAAAAACAAAAAAATAA
- a CDS encoding AAA family ATPase encodes MNIKQIRLINFKNIDDSTIIFKNNMSGIYGPNGVGKTSIIEAISLFKDYFSKPVKTDENRNNLFNKKLEKYIKIGEAILGIEAILYNEDNNIDYTLALEFERRDKENFICSREELSYKKSNSKALEKNLIKVIYDTEDVYPKVMITDFDYKSFISPYLNDSTLSVRDLLMNYNNFYSYAFQAKKLKEALVGDLQRIAVEIGKEKSDLLENTTDENNNFKNLKLIEKKYMLQKEKAELKINNDSQLVLDNINIVKEILENILTIELKDQLLCKDTISIPIKCFENNKMKTIVYNENQNIYDEDEADLLEKTINEINSIISIIIPNSKLLPIPEDEGINTQRNIRRKSVKLYMKKEGDEIPLVNESTGTIKLISLISILIFCLKNKKATVFIDEFDVHIFEYLLATLLLVIGKHLKGQLIFTAHNLLPMEKLNKESIIISTKNEGEIKYTFIKTSSRTNNVRLKYLKSQAMWSEENIDPLSLNIPKLELFIQRLVLE; translated from the coding sequence ATGAATATAAAACAAATAAGATTAATAAATTTTAAAAACATTGATGATAGCACAATCATATTTAAAAATAATATGTCAGGGATATATGGACCTAATGGAGTTGGAAAAACATCTATTATTGAAGCAATATCTTTATTTAAAGATTATTTTTCAAAACCAGTAAAGACGGATGAAAATAGAAATAATTTATTCAATAAAAAATTGGAAAAATATATAAAAATTGGAGAAGCAATCCTTGGAATAGAAGCTATTTTATATAATGAGGATAATAACATAGATTATACGCTTGCTTTAGAATTTGAAAGAAGAGATAAAGAAAATTTTATTTGTTCTAGAGAAGAATTAAGTTATAAGAAATCTAATTCAAAGGCTTTAGAAAAAAACCTTATAAAAGTAATTTATGATACAGAAGATGTTTATCCTAAAGTTATGATAACAGATTTTGATTATAAATCTTTTATATCTCCTTATTTAAATGATTCTACATTAAGTGTTAGAGATTTATTAATGAATTATAATAATTTTTATAGTTATGCTTTTCAAGCTAAGAAACTAAAAGAAGCTTTAGTTGGAGACTTGCAGAGGATAGCGGTAGAAATAGGAAAAGAAAAATCTGATTTATTAGAAAATACAACAGATGAAAATAATAATTTTAAAAATCTTAAATTAATAGAAAAAAAATATATGTTACAAAAAGAAAAGGCTGAATTAAAAATAAATAATGATTCACAACTAGTATTAGATAATATCAATATAGTTAAAGAAATTTTGGAAAACATATTAACTATAGAATTAAAAGATCAGCTGCTGTGCAAAGACACTATAAGTATCCCCATAAAATGTTTTGAAAATAATAAAATGAAAACTATTGTTTATAATGAGAATCAAAATATATATGACGAAGATGAAGCTGATTTATTGGAAAAAACAATAAATGAAATAAATAGTATCATTTCAATTATAATTCCAAATTCAAAATTATTACCGATTCCTGAAGATGAAGGAATAAATACTCAAAGAAATATTCGGAGAAAATCAGTGAAACTTTATATGAAAAAAGAAGGGGATGAAATACCTTTAGTTAATGAATCAACAGGAACAATAAAATTAATTTCATTAATTTCAATATTAATATTTTGTTTAAAAAATAAAAAAGCAACAGTATTTATAGATGAATTTGATGTTCATATTTTTGAATATTTATTAGCTACATTGTTACTAGTTATTGGCAAACATTTAAAAGGACAACTGATATTTACAGCTCATAATTTATTACCAATGGAAAAGCTAAATAAAGAGTCAATAATAATATCTACTAAAAATGAAGGAGAAATAAAATATACATTTATTAAAACTAGCTCTAGAACAAATAATGTTAGATTAAAATATTTAAAATCACAAGCAATGTGGAGTGAAGAAAATATAGACCCATTATCTTTAAATATTCCAAAATTAGAATTATTTATTCAAAGGCTGGTGCTAGAATAA
- a CDS encoding Nramp family divalent metal transporter, with protein MKNKFNILRYLGPGLLVTVGFIDPGNWAANISGGSEFGYDLLWVITMGTITLIILQHNVAHLGIVTGDCLAESIKKNFKPWIAKSVLWTAILANISVSLAEILGVAIALQMLFQIPIWLGSIIGIAISNFMIFTNTYKKLEKFIIGFVSIIGFSFIFELSLIDVKWTNVFVASVVPNINPSSILVALGIFGAIVMPHNLFLHSEIIQSRQWDLSNEEVIKKQFKYEFCDTFFSMVLGWVINISMFVLSIACFYYKKIDVTNLSQAHELLVPLLGNKAALIFALGLFFSGFSSSITAGMAGGTIYSGIYGKSYDIKQKETIIGILITSLVALCIIFLVKDALKALVYSQAILCFQLPFTIASQLYLTSNKNIMGKYKNTKFTNILILLIGVIITGLNIYLFIV; from the coding sequence ATGAAAAATAAATTTAATATTCTTAGATATTTAGGTCCGGGATTACTCGTAACAGTTGGATTTATTGATCCTGGGAATTGGGCAGCAAACATCTCTGGAGGAAGTGAATTTGGATATGATTTGTTATGGGTAATAACAATGGGAACAATAACTTTGATTATTTTACAGCATAATGTAGCACACTTAGGAATTGTAACAGGAGATTGTTTAGCAGAATCTATTAAAAAGAATTTTAAACCGTGGATTGCAAAAAGTGTTTTATGGACAGCAATTTTAGCGAATATATCAGTTTCTTTGGCAGAAATTTTAGGAGTAGCAATAGCTTTACAGATGCTATTTCAAATACCCATATGGCTTGGAAGTATAATAGGTATAGCCATATCAAATTTTATGATTTTTACAAATACTTACAAAAAGTTAGAGAAATTTATAATAGGATTTGTTTCAATAATAGGTTTTTCTTTTATATTTGAATTGAGTTTAATAGATGTAAAGTGGACAAATGTGTTTGTGGCTTCAGTAGTTCCAAATATAAATCCGTCCTCTATTTTAGTGGCTTTAGGAATTTTCGGTGCTATAGTAATGCCACATAATCTATTTTTACATTCAGAAATAATTCAAAGTAGACAATGGGATTTATCTAATGAAGAGGTTATAAAAAAACAGTTTAAGTATGAGTTTTGTGATACGTTTTTTTCCATGGTTTTAGGTTGGGTTATAAATATAAGTATGTTTGTGTTAAGTATAGCTTGTTTTTACTATAAAAAAATTGATGTTACAAATTTAAGTCAAGCTCATGAACTTTTGGTACCTTTACTTGGAAATAAAGCAGCACTAATATTTGCATTGGGACTATTTTTTTCAGGTTTTTCCTCTTCAATAACAGCAGGAATGGCTGGAGGAACTATATATTCTGGAATATATGGGAAATCATATGATATAAAACAAAAGGAAACAATAATTGGAATATTAATAACTTCTTTGGTAGCTTTATGTATAATTTTTTTAGTGAAAGATGCATTAAAAGCTTTGGTATATTCCCAGGCAATTTTATGTTTTCAACTTCCATTTACAATAGCTTCTCAGCTGTATTTAACATCTAATAAAAATATAATGGGAAAATATAAAAATACAAAATTTACAAATATTTTGATACTTTTAATAGGAGTTATTATAACAGGATTGAATATTTATCTATTTATAGTTTAG
- a CDS encoding dicarboxylate/amino acid:cation symporter has product MKKLSLTSKIFVSLILGIITGLILHPLKENLFIETYLINFLFNFLGSGFMRAIRMIVVPLVFCSLTVGAAGVEDVRKLGRVGVKILAFYLGTTAVAISLALGLGNLINPGKGIVLSQIVASKVTVGESKPFVDILLGMIPINPAESMAKGDMLQIIVFAIFCGVGISLLGDKVKIIKKGIEEANNLMLKLVELIMKLAPFGVYGLIAKTFTTLGYAAMLPLLKYFLGVVLALILHYFITYQGLLVLIARYNPIKFIKKFASTMVVAFSTSSSNATIPTALKTMQENFGVSKSISSFTIPLGSTINMDGTAIMQGMATVFIAQIYGVELTMGNYITVIFTATLASIGTAGVPGVGLIMLGMVLTEIGLPLDGIALIMGIDRLLDMLRTVVNITGDAVCTLIVAKSESEISEVEDSYEGVETESV; this is encoded by the coding sequence ATGAAAAAATTAAGTTTAACAAGTAAAATATTTGTATCGTTAATTTTAGGTATCATCACAGGATTAATACTACATCCACTAAAAGAGAATCTCTTTATAGAAACATACCTTATCAATTTTCTATTTAACTTTTTAGGTTCTGGATTTATGAGAGCTATTAGAATGATTGTGGTTCCTCTTGTATTTTGTTCATTGACAGTTGGTGCTGCTGGAGTGGAAGATGTAAGAAAATTAGGAAGAGTTGGAGTTAAAATTTTAGCTTTTTATCTTGGAACTACAGCAGTTGCAATAAGTTTAGCTTTAGGACTTGGAAATCTAATAAACCCTGGAAAGGGAATTGTTCTTTCTCAAATAGTTGCATCTAAAGTTACAGTGGGAGAAAGCAAACCTTTTGTGGATATACTTTTAGGAATGATTCCTATAAACCCAGCTGAATCTATGGCTAAAGGGGATATGTTACAAATAATTGTTTTCGCAATCTTTTGTGGAGTTGGAATCTCTTTATTAGGAGATAAAGTTAAAATCATAAAAAAAGGTATTGAAGAAGCTAACAATCTTATGTTAAAACTTGTTGAATTAATTATGAAACTTGCACCTTTTGGAGTTTATGGTCTAATAGCTAAAACATTTACAACTCTTGGTTATGCAGCAATGTTACCTCTATTAAAATATTTCCTAGGAGTTGTCTTAGCTCTAATTCTTCATTATTTTATCACTTACCAAGGACTGTTAGTTCTAATAGCTAGATACAATCCTATCAAATTTATAAAAAAGTTTGCTTCAACTATGGTGGTTGCATTTTCAACATCTTCAAGTAATGCTACTATTCCTACAGCTTTAAAAACAATGCAAGAAAATTTTGGAGTATCTAAAAGTATTTCATCATTTACAATTCCACTAGGAAGTACTATAAATATGGATGGAACTGCAATTATGCAAGGAATGGCAACTGTATTTATAGCACAAATCTACGGTGTTGAATTAACTATGGGGAACTATATAACAGTTATTTTCACAGCAACTTTAGCTTCTATTGGAACTGCTGGAGTTCCTGGAGTTGGACTTATAATGTTAGGAATGGTTTTAACTGAAATTGGTCTTCCTTTAGATGGAATCGCACTAATTATGGGTATTGATAGACTTTTAGATATGCTTAGAACTGTAGTTAATATAACAGGTGACGCTGTTTGTACTTTAATTGTAGCAAAGAGTGAATCTGAAATATCTGAAGTTGAAGACTCTTATGAAGGAGTTGAAACAGAATCTGTATAG
- a CDS encoding CTP synthase: MKKTKYVFVTGGVVSSLGKGITAASLGRLLKERGYSVTIQKFDPYINIDPGTMNPYEHGEVFVTVDGAETDLDLGHYERFLDENLTKYNNITTGKIYQSVINKERKGEYLGKTVQVIPHITNEIKSKIELVGKESGSDIVITEIGGTVGDIESTPFLEAIRQFKYDVGRENVLYIHVTLLPYLKAAGELKTKPSQHSVKELMSLGIRPDILVCRTEHPVSSDMKRKLSMFCDIDEDAVIEAPDAKTIYEVPLIMEENGLANVACKKLGIENKEPNLKVWKEIVQKIKSPTDRIKLAVVGKYVELKDAYISINESLEHAAYEIGLKADIDYIQAENLDTEILKEYNGILIPGGFGDRGVEGKIDAIKFARENKIPFLGICLGMQSAVIEFSRNVLDMEGAHSTEFDKDTKFPVIDILLDQKNVENLGGTMRLGVYPCKLEKGSLAYELYGEELIYERHRHRFEFNNEYKEVIQKNGLKISGSSPDGMLAEIVELPKELHPFFIAGQFHPEFKSRPGKPHPLFLGFVKAIYKKSNN; encoded by the coding sequence ATGAAAAAAACTAAGTATGTATTTGTAACAGGTGGAGTTGTTTCATCATTAGGAAAAGGAATCACAGCAGCTTCTTTAGGAAGATTGCTAAAAGAAAGAGGATACAGCGTAACTATCCAAAAGTTTGATCCATATATAAATATAGATCCTGGAACAATGAATCCTTATGAGCACGGAGAGGTTTTTGTAACTGTGGACGGAGCTGAAACAGATTTAGACTTAGGGCACTACGAGAGATTTTTAGATGAAAATTTAACAAAATATAATAATATAACAACAGGTAAAATATATCAATCTGTAATAAATAAAGAGAGAAAAGGGGAATACTTAGGAAAAACAGTTCAAGTAATTCCACATATAACAAATGAAATAAAGTCTAAAATAGAGTTAGTTGGAAAAGAAAGTGGTTCTGACATTGTTATAACTGAAATAGGTGGAACAGTGGGAGACATTGAATCAACTCCATTTTTAGAAGCAATTAGACAATTTAAATATGATGTGGGAAGAGAAAATGTACTATATATTCATGTAACTTTACTTCCATATTTAAAAGCAGCAGGAGAATTAAAAACAAAACCATCACAACACTCAGTGAAAGAGCTGATGAGTTTAGGAATAAGACCAGATATTTTAGTTTGTAGAACAGAGCATCCTGTTAGTTCAGATATGAAAAGAAAGCTATCAATGTTTTGTGATATAGATGAAGATGCTGTAATTGAAGCTCCAGATGCTAAAACAATCTATGAAGTTCCATTAATAATGGAGGAAAATGGATTGGCTAATGTAGCATGTAAAAAGTTAGGAATTGAAAATAAAGAACCTAATTTAAAAGTTTGGAAAGAGATAGTTCAAAAGATAAAATCACCTACAGATAGAATAAAATTAGCAGTTGTAGGAAAGTATGTTGAATTAAAAGATGCTTATATAAGTATCAATGAATCTTTAGAGCATGCAGCATATGAAATTGGTTTAAAAGCAGATATTGATTATATTCAAGCGGAAAATTTAGACACTGAAATTTTAAAAGAATACAATGGTATCTTAATTCCTGGAGGCTTTGGAGATAGAGGAGTAGAAGGAAAGATTGATGCTATAAAATTTGCAAGAGAGAATAAAATACCATTTTTAGGAATTTGTTTAGGAATGCAAAGTGCTGTAATTGAGTTTTCAAGAAATGTTTTAGATATGGAAGGAGCTCACTCAACAGAATTTGATAAAGATACAAAGTTCCCAGTTATAGATATTTTACTAGATCAAAAAAATGTAGAGAATTTAGGTGGAACAATGAGATTAGGAGTTTATCCATGTAAACTTGAAAAGGGTAGTTTAGCTTATGAGTTATATGGAGAAGAACTAATCTACGAAAGACATAGACATAGATTCGAATTTAACAATGAATACAAAGAGGTAATTCAAAAAAATGGATTAAAAATATCAGGATCTTCTCCTGATGGAATGTTAGCAGAAATTGTAGAGCTTCCAAAAGAGTTACATCCGTTTTTCATTGCTGGACAGTTTCATCCAGAATTTAAAAGTAGACCAGGGAAACCACATCCACTATTTTTAGGTTTTGTGAAAGCAATTTATAAAAAAAGTAATAATTAA
- a CDS encoding Abi family protein, whose protein sequence is MQKEFKTYQEQIEILKSRGLKFKDEAAAKEHLKRENYYNIINGYKDLFLKPNILPEEFKEGVYFEEIYSLYKFDRSFRNILMKKILIFENSFKAIIAYEFSNKYGYKNYLNSDNFNQANIRNKKSGIKLIGDIHGDINRQLDKDNSLNHYLDIHGYIPLWVLIKIFTLGRVNSFYINMKDSDKNKIAKELAINYPLDSESIIKYSKLIALFRNLCAHEERMYNFKSLNDKKNPINLPLTSFHKKLGITGNRNGLFDVIICLKYLLNPNDFSILFDRLEDLIDTLSIDIKSISINNILLEMNFPKNWKLIIII, encoded by the coding sequence GTGCAAAAGGAATTCAAAACTTATCAAGAGCAAATTGAAATACTTAAATCTAGAGGACTTAAATTTAAAGATGAAGCAGCTGCTAAAGAACATTTAAAAAGGGAGAATTATTATAATATAATAAATGGATATAAAGATTTATTTTTAAAACCTAATATTTTACCAGAAGAATTTAAAGAAGGAGTTTATTTTGAAGAAATCTATTCTTTGTATAAATTTGATAGAAGTTTTAGAAATATTCTTATGAAGAAAATTTTAATTTTTGAAAATAGTTTTAAAGCTATTATTGCGTATGAATTTTCGAATAAATATGGATATAAGAATTACTTAAATTCTGATAATTTTAATCAAGCCAATATAAGAAATAAAAAAAGTGGAATAAAATTAATTGGAGACATACATGGCGATATAAATAGGCAACTGGATAAAGATAATTCTTTAAATCATTATCTAGATATTCATGGATATATTCCTTTATGGGTTCTTATAAAAATTTTTACTTTAGGAAGGGTTAATAGTTTTTATATTAATATGAAAGATTCAGACAAAAATAAAATTGCAAAAGAATTAGCAATTAATTACCCTTTAGATAGTGAAAGCATTATAAAGTATAGTAAATTGATTGCTTTATTTAGAAATTTATGTGCTCATGAAGAAAGAATGTATAACTTTAAAAGTTTAAATGATAAAAAAAATCCTATTAATTTACCGTTAACATCTTTTCATAAAAAATTAGGTATCACCGGAAATCGAAATGGTTTATTTGATGTAATTATTTGTTTAAAATATTTATTAAATCCAAATGATTTTTCAATTTTATTTGATAGATTAGAAGATTTAATTGACACTTTAAGTATAGATATTAAGTCAATTTCTATAAATAATATTTTATTAGAAATGAATTTTCCTAAAAATTGGAAGCTAATTATTATAATTTAA
- a CDS encoding sigma-70 family RNA polymerase sigma factor gives MTDENLLFQAKNGNLEAMEKIIKQYQRIVYKNSKDFFLKGGDTKDLEQEGYIGLIKAIKNYHNNTNASFATFAHICVRRQMISAVKKSNTDKYKNLNNAIQGEGYSEKSEKIDYKTPSISLYSPEDLLLGKELVQLLNNYLDEKLSSFEKQVFYYLVQQKTYTEIADILGDTPKRIDNTIQRIKKKIKEYLEKYRR, from the coding sequence ATGACTGATGAAAACCTTTTATTTCAAGCAAAAAATGGAAACCTTGAAGCAATGGAAAAAATTATTAAACAATATCAAAGGATTGTCTATAAAAATAGTAAGGATTTTTTTTTAAAAGGTGGAGATACAAAAGATTTAGAACAAGAGGGCTATATAGGGTTAATTAAAGCAATAAAAAATTATCATAATAATACAAATGCTTCTTTTGCAACTTTTGCACATATTTGTGTTAGACGACAGATGATTTCAGCAGTAAAAAAATCTAATACAGATAAATATAAGAATCTTAATAATGCTATTCAAGGTGAAGGATATTCAGAAAAATCTGAAAAAATTGACTATAAAACCCCATCAATATCGCTATATTCACCAGAAGATTTGCTTTTAGGAAAAGAATTGGTTCAATTATTAAATAATTATTTGGATGAAAAATTGAGTAGTTTTGAAAAACAGGTCTTTTATTACCTAGTACAACAAAAAACATATACTGAAATTGCAGACATATTAGGTGATACACCAAAACGTATAGATAATACTATTCAAAGAATAAAAAAGAAAATAAAAGAATATCTAGAAAAATATAGAAGATAG